The following coding sequences lie in one Rutidosis leptorrhynchoides isolate AG116_Rl617_1_P2 chromosome 4, CSIRO_AGI_Rlap_v1, whole genome shotgun sequence genomic window:
- the LOC139843399 gene encoding transcription factor bHLH153-like, whose protein sequence is MMEHKRSPVSIEQGSLTSLTPKRHKAGLSISSKERKEKVGERIAALQQLVSPYGKTDTASVLLEAMEYINFLHEQVKVLSAPYLHSNPTAQFQEVDTYDLRSKGLRLVPVSYTMGVLSSNGADIWAPIKTSSPKF, encoded by the exons ATGATGGAACATAAACGAAGTCCAGTATCTATTGAGCAGGGGAGTCTTACTTCTTTAACACCAAAAAGGCACAAGGCTGGTTTGTCCATATCTTCCAAG GAAAGAAAGGAGAAGGTTGGTGAAAGGATTGCAGCCCTTCAGCAGCTTGTTTCACCATATGGCAAG ACAGACACCGCTTCGGTACTTCTTGAGGCAATGGAGTACATAAATTTTCTTCATGAACAAGTCAAG GTGCTGAGTGCTCCTTACCTTCACAGCAACCCAACCGCTCAGTTTCAG GAAGTCGACACATATGACTTAAGAAGCAAAGGGCTGCGCCTGGTTCCAGTTTCGTATACAATGGGGGTTTTGAGCAGCAATGGAGCCGATATATGGGCCCCAATTAAGACCAGTTCACCAAAATTTTAG